The region TTATTTTAGTGGCTATTATGTGAAAAGTCCAAAATTTTAGCCTAGCTTTTACAAAATTTGTTAATActtgattttatttatattttaacgaAATTTCACACTTGAGATAACCTAAAACAaaagtgaaaatgtgaaaaatgacACTCGGTTTCTATAATTACTTCTTATGTATTTTAATAAATATGTCATCTCTCTTAAATTACACAAGTAATCGTTttattcaataaaaaaatatatgattaataaactcgCTACAACAAGCGTTGGCCATCACAAGTGGTTATATTTAAATGCAGTTTCTTGTAACTATAAGAAAAGTATTTGTTATTCTAGTTTTGTGTCTGATATTTTTGATTTCTCGGTTAATGACCAGGATTTAGCTTAACAATTTTGAATGGTTATATTACCAACCATTTGACATTAGTCCATCTTGTAGTTATCACTTATCAAGAAACATAAATCATGATTTTGATCAAAACAAACATATGAAGTGATGAGAATGCTTGAGCATTTAGTAGCATCAGATACCACACATTTCGTGAACAAAAAGTAAATCAGAAAATAGATTGTGGTTCCTAAAGCATGAACACATCGAACCTAATGTCTTTCATCAAATGAAGTCCACAAATCACTTTGATCAATCAACCTCTTGAATCTACACGcacaaatatcatatcaaaacccataacaagatatgatagagGTAGGTAAAGTCAAAAACTACAATGAAAGATGACAATGAAGATGTTTGACAACTTATAGTACACATTTACACAACCTTCTTGTTGATGAGATTGAATGTAGTACACAGTAATTTAAAGAAATCCGCAAATAATTGAGAGAAGTTAGGTAGCTTGACCAAAGAAAGAATATTGTTGATTGTGTTGCTCATATTTAGATTTGTCAACTAGTACATTTGTTCTTTGAGTACAataactaaaagaaaaaaaaatgttacctaaatgaagaataaaaaattaaaaagaaatccTATGCCTTAATAATTtattccattctatgaaatttcCATAAAAAAGGTagttttctttttaataaagaaGCATAAGTGATGGCAAGACTTGATAACCAAGGAATTtccctttttattttttaatatgatAACATATTTGGTTGTGTCATGTATGTGCATTTTATTGATACTACATACCTCCCGACTTTAATCAAGTATGTGAGAGTGAGACTTCCTTTGGGATAAAGCTCTAAACCACACGTTTCGTTCTGATGAAAACAGATAAAAAGGAATACATTAATTATCATTCACATACATCCATTTGGACAAAATAGTTTTAGTTAGGTCCCTCAATGAGTTAGGTTTTATCTAGATCCATTCTGATATATTTTTGTGACTCACAATATCGTTTAACAAAAACAATACTTGGGTCTTGGGTTGATCCATGTTTCATGTGGGATCGATCCATTTAgaaatttaaaatataacttttaacttTTATAGCCtaaaaaaactcttaactcagaGGCAAATAAGATCAATTTGTGCTATAGTCCATTTATTACAAATAACTTGTTAATTATGATCCATCGATTGAAAATGAATGGCTCATGATCCACTTATATAAAACAAATGACCCAGTATCCATCTACTTAAAGAAGTTTACCTAACTATGTAAGACAAGAATATCCCCATCTAAGGCTATTATTACACAACACTAAAGAGGTCAACTAGCAAGTCAAACATATAGTCAACCCATTTCTTCTTACTAGGAACTGGAACAAGGTTAGATTACAATTCATTAGTTAATGGGTCGGATCATTATGCATATAGTTGGATTATACTTCATGACAATAAAAATACTTGATAAAAATGAAATCTACCTTTAAAGCTGGAGTCTTCTCCAACAAATTGATGATCATAATTCACTTCATCTGCATGCATCATAAATCGCCTGGTGTTTAAGATGTATTCTCCCTTTGTTGTTTCAAAAGGAGAAAGATCTCCACCAATGATATGATTCCATGACTTGTAATAACCCAAcacattttcttcttcttcatcagtcTTTCCATTATCATACACAAAACTCACCCCACACTCCACCCTAGTTTGTCCAGGTTCCTCTGTTACAGTAACAGTAACCTCATCACCATCTTCCATCTCATTCTTTCCAAACATCCAATGGCTTAATAGTACTAAAAACTCCCCACCTACACTCACTTTGTCAATGTAATGTTGATACATCCAGGTGTAGGACTTTGTTTTATTAGTAATTATCATCATTGGCAAATAGAAGAAATCGTCTTCTTGAAATAGAAACATGTGTTGTACACAGCAGAAATTTAATCCCGTGAGGTTTTTAGAAGATGATGGGATTGTAAATGATATTGATTGCCCTTGGCTTATATCCGTAATCCAACTCGGCATATCTTCAGCTCCATAAATTGTGCTGAATATTCCAAATTGATGATACATCTAGCATATACAAATACAAATTACAaccaccttaattaattaattaccataaatcaaatatacatacatataattaACTAGATTTCTAGATCAAACCTGGATTTCAGATTTCCCTGATTCTCTATTCAAGTTAGGAGTTTCAATGCACTGTTTGTTAAGGAAGTCTAGCTTAGTCCAGCCCAAACTACTTAACAACTTTTCCTCAACAGCTACAATCGGTTGGACTTTGATCATGCCTTCAAATTCAAAAGATGAAGGTGCAAATGATTTCCACTCTATTAGTAACCGGAGTGGGGACATTTCTGGAAGAAATACAACTTTTCTTAGAGAAGGTTTATAAATCGAATACAGTGTCAACTCTCTTAGTGTGTGTGGAAGATGCTCAATTGACATCAGCCTTTTACAGTTACTTATACCAAGTTTCTTAAGCACAGGAAGGCTTCTCACACAATTGGGGAGGGAAATGATAGGATTGTCATCTAAATATAGTTCTTCCAACTTAGATAACCAACTGAAGTCTATGGGAAAGGACTCAGTGGACAAATTATTATTTGCAAGTGACAATTTTACTAAAGATTTCGGTATAGAAATCGCTGTAAAATCCAAATTAATTGGTATAGGTGTAGCCTCAGGAATGGTGGAGGAAGAGGTTATTGTGTTTATGTCAGTGTTGTTAGCCTTGAGCATTTCTAGTGAATCCATATTCCCAGTCTCGATTCTTGATCCACTAAGACTACAACCATCAAGCAATAGTGTTTTAACCTTTTTTAACATGTCTATAGCTGTTGgaagtttttcaagcttttcaCAATATCTTAAATCAATGAGGACAAGTTCGATACATGTCTTAATTGATTCACAAACTTCCAGCAAACTGGTGCAATTTGTAGCTATTAATCTCTCAAGTGATGGTAGTTCATCAAAGCTGCCCAGACATTGAAGCTCTTTAcagaaatttaattttaaaatctttAATGATCTAAGCAACGTTTTGTCTTTTGAGGATGATTCAGTCAACTGGTGAAATGGAGATATGTTAGAAAATAGGAGTGACCAGTGAGTAATGAGTTTTATCAACTTAACATGAATGAAGGGTAAATTTAGATATGTTACCTTTTGTGTACTCTCAAATTGTTGTTGATTACTATTACAAATACCAAATGATTTGATTTTGCTATATGACATGTCGAGAGCAACCAGATTCTCCATGTTTAAGTCTTGAGGTATAGAGTTTGAAGGAAACCCATGCATACACAACCATCTTAATTGTCCTGGAAAGTCCTCATAAGATCCATTGATTTGCACGTAATTGAGTTGTAGTAGCTTCATCTTATGCATCTTACTCAATGCATCTGTTTTTAACACAAATGTCTCACGAAACTTTTGCTGCTCTAGCATTTTCATGTCAAGAGCAAGACCTATAACCTTTTCCTTAGCCTAAGAAGAAAGGAAGtgccaaaaaaaaattaattgttaTACATACATCTACATAGACAATTCAAAATACTCTAAACAAGTATATATGATATCTTATTCTTACCTTTTTTTCTTTCAACACTTCCAGTGACTCCTCATGACACCATAATCGGCTTTGTTTCCATGGCTTCTTAGGTGATTCTTCACGTACTTCGAATCTTCCCATCTTTTGAAGCAACTGATGCATCACCAATTCATTATTCCACCCAATACTAATAAGGCATCTATCGATGAGATCCTTGAATGCAATATCTGTGTTTATACCACAtgcatttactattgtttcagtaaCATATCTATCCATTCCAACAAAAAAACAAGCAATATGCTTAAACAATTCCCTATCATCATCGTATGGCAAAGACTTGAAACTCATtctcaatacattatttaaaggATAATCCTTTTCTTTCATTAGCCCTTGTATGCGCCCCTTCCAATAAGCTACATTTTGGTCATGTAGAGACTTACCCAAAACTTTAAGAGCCATTGGATTTCCTTGACAATAATTCACAATCGTTTCTGAAACCTTTTCATAACCTTCCTTGGGATTGTAGGACATGAATGCATGATAACACAAAATTGTTGTGATGCAGTCTCATGTAAGCCTTGAAGCAAGAGTGTTTTATGCTTGGAGTTGATATTCATCTTGAATAGTGCACAACTCTTTGTCAGCCATTTGTACTCTGTTGTTACTATAATTTTGCTTCCTAGATGAAAAGCTTTGCTTCCAAGTAATGCATCCAACTGGTCAAGATGATCAATGTTATCAAGAACTAGAAACACCTTTTTACAGGCTACTGCTTTCTCTATCTGTGAGGTATATCTTGAAGCATCATGAACTTGAATTGAATTTGGTTTTGAAATGTCATCACAAAGTTGTTTTTGTAAATTAAGCAACCCATTATATTGGTTATGACATTTGCCACTGATATCTTCAATAAAGCTGCTTGAGTCAAATTCATGAGAATGAAATGCATGGACATATTTGGCCAAAGTCGTCTTCCCAATCCCAGCCATACCTGAAATAGTGAGTATGTCTGCTGTATGTGAAGATGCAGCATCTTTCAACCATGAAGTGACAAATTTCTTGGAATTGTCCCTTCCAATAAGCTGTGGAAGAACACTCCTTGAGGTTATGCGTAATCTACTGGAGATGTCTTTTATAAGTTCTTCAATAAACTCCGTCTCTCCCCTGAAATTTGCTTTTATTAAGAACCACAAAACACAATCTACAAAACTAATATACCAGATTTGGAGATTTAACTTTCAGTTTTTCACATCATATGAGACAGAGAGAGTGGTTACCGGCTGCCGTTTAAATGCTCCCCCTTTAATCCAGCAACTTGTGTAAGCGCTTCCTTCCACAGGTTGATCTTTTGAGCAAATTCACTTCTTTTAGTTGCATCGGTCTCTGCCTCCATCTTCTGTTTATGCTTAGCCATTGCAACTCCGAAGCTTTCTTCTTGCTTCTTGATATATGTGGGCGCGACATGATAAAAGATGGGGAAAACGATATGTCTGGATGTCTTACGTTGCTGAAGAATCAATACCAATTCATTAAGGCACCATGTGGAAGTGGCGTAATTGTTGGACAACACGATAACAGAAGCCCTAGATGCTTTAATCGCCGTCTCCAATTCCGGCTTCAGATCTTCCCCGGTTTCAATTTTTTCATCGTCCAAGAAGGTTTCGATTAAGTTAGCTTTGAGGGACTTATGAAGGTGATCGGTGAAACTATGACGAGTGTCCTCACCTCTAAAACTTAAAAATACGTCATATGTATGACCAGGAGTCGATGAAGTAGATGAAGGTCCTTCTAGAAGTTCCGAGGAAGATGAAGATCCTTCTTCAAATTcaaaagaagatgaagatctttGTGCGAATTTAGAGTGAACAATCATTTTGATTTATGAGAAGCTATGCGTGATTTGAGACCAGATTTATGGATGTACCAAGATGGTTTGAGACATGAGACCAATTTCGTTTGGACCGTTGACCCCAATGTTTCGTTAtcatcatttttataattttatattttggaATAGATTATTTTTCATTAAAATTTAATAGTGATAATACCCGCACTAGAATTACAGTAATTTTTTTGTCGGATCGACTATGTAATAGATAGATTTGATTCACCGCTTGTACGAATTGTGATCCGATTAACAAATATAATATCGTATTTTTGTATCTTACATactctgattaaatattaatgaaATTTGGTTGTTTACATATCCATTGCTATATTATATtagtaaaaaaaagaaaaaaaaaagtaggtTGTTATATTCTATGACCTTTACTAAGCaaaaaaatttaaacaaatattcaaacTGAATATCCCTAAACACCTCTTATTATAATAAGTTATAAGATACAACATTTCATTTTTATTCCATTTTTTCACCTATACAAATGGTACAAAGTGAATTGGAAAGGGCCTTCAAAAATTATGTAAAATAAAGTGTTATTTTGAGAAAAATCGGAATTTTTAAGTGACCTGCCAAAAAAACAAAGGCATGCATTTTCCAAGGCTTAAAAAACAAGACCTAGTTTCCTTCAGAGAATGATTAGGTTGCCAATCATTTGTCTAACTTGAGTTTGGCTCATCCGTGTGACCTAATTCCAATTGCATTAGTTAGAAATGATTGAAAATTTATGTTAGAAGAgtttataatttttatgactGTAACATCTTATTTTGACaacaaaatattttcattttaattaaagtAAAACTTCACAATTATAATTCATGTTAAGAAAATTATTTGTTCCAAATTACATtagttgaaaatcagagtaatataatgAACGTGGAATCCTCAATGTTGCTAATGAGTATGTAtaatcacgccttcaccttccacAATTATCGATGGTgcctgaaaacataaacaatcAGGTAaacacgaagtttagtgagttcccccacaatAGAATACACCTTAAAACATATACAAGCATGCATAATGGGCCCACAGTCACCGGACTTGATTGCCCCGAGTATGTTGGCCTGCCGCCTTGAAACATCTTCTTTCCGCCGTTTCGGGTTGTGGGGCAGAAGTCGATTGTGTCAGGTTTTAGGCCCTAAGGAGGCAAAGTTTAGTTCTtgtggaaggaggtaatgatAGCTAAGCGATTTAACCATTGAATTGTGTTTTGAGCCGAAGGGTAAAAAGGGAAAAGTCATAGGGCGGGtttttgcatgaaatatggatttttattCGAGAGGTTTTTTAGTTCAAGTTATTTAGATAGTATTGTGGGGCTCTTCAACAattttccgtggatataaagaacgtcgaaaacaaagttggaacgaagaagttacaACCGTTTGAAGTTAGGGTGATTTTTTGTTAAGTCGCCTACGTTGGACATACGgggagtacgctaggcatactagGCAAGTGTGATCGTGGACTCCAACCTAGTATGTTAGGTGTACGCAATAAAGTGCCAAATCCTATTTTgagggttttgagccctatttaagctccttaactcccccaaaccctttctattctcagcctccaccccttCAACATCCttacttgaaaccctaaccctagtttgagccttgtgagcaaaaagaatgtgtttttaagtgctttggagtgttcttggtgcatcttagAGAAGATGGATCTCaatggagaagtgttggttgcattggaagTTATAGATCCATGTCttattcaccttgatctttcttctagaggtataaagctcgaatcttgatgatgcatttgttagatctagctagttttgggtattatgagcttttggtcattttagtgcataaagtttagatgttgaaattttgtgaccttgttatgggtaaagttggaaactttatccatctaaacataaTTTTGATTCAGatttgaaggttggagacttagacttaatggattaagttgataaagatgcacttttggtcacTTTGAGACCTAGTTTCTCGATCTTGGgtgtttggaccattctaattgataaagttggaaagttcATCGATTATGGAGTTATTTGGAAGCATTAAAATGTAATCTTGGTTCCTTATTCCCTTCCATGCAAATGTTAGAGAGCTTAAGAGCTTAAGACGAGTAAGGGTTTTTGGTGTTGGGTATTTTCTATTCATGCAAACTTCCACCATAATTCTCTCGGGCCTGGGCCTATTtgaaggcacttatagcctccttggCCCCTTCCCATCAGTGTCTtcatgagagaaaccctagagctaTTTGTGAGCTAAAGAAGAGAGAGAGGCTAATTGGAGGTCATTTCTTTGAGAAGAAGGTCAAGGGTGTTGCAAGGATCTCAGAGGAGGGTTGGTGGATCAGTTTCATcctcatttcaagcttcagatCTGGTACAAGCTCTTGTCTCCCTTGTGTTTGAGTAGATTTCCTTTGGTGGTTAAGTTAGGGCTTGTATCACCTTATTGATGGGGTTTTGGGTGCGTCCAAACCCTTTTTCGAGTTACtttgtagatctggaccttgtgaggtctagAGAACCTGAAagtaggaggccatgaaggagtaACCTTGGAACTTTGGAGCTATGAAGCTTCAATGGAGTCATAATGATGTAtagagcaaaatacaccatgcatgagcctcaagttcagacctttacatgacttttgggtgctagaaggccagatctataagttagagaaacagatctgacctcagaaggtccaatgagtgttgccatggaggaaactcgctgagtccataagggaactcgatgagtcggatcgGGTTACCCCGCGATTTATGACCACTGGTAACCCGTCGAATGGAAGGCTCAcacgacgagtcgagtgaggctctAGAAGAATCCAGAggacacgcttggactcgccgagtcacccatgtgcactcgacgagtctggtcaaagtttgaccgttgactagagttgacttcaattgaccttggggttttggtcaagctgattcaagagaggtcagagaggggtagaatggtcttctacccattattAGAGATGAGAACATGAGAGGATTTTGATTAAAGATGTTATCctgttgataggaggaggctaggtcgggatgttcaagcacgagagtttatctgacttcatacgaggtgagtcttctcactatactttacctagagtggtaattatgtatgaccggaaggtcctATATGCTATGCAGAGTATGtaatatatgttgatatgtgatatgtatgtgttatgttatgttatgagtagcATGGAATGGACCGGAAGTTTatcatgatatggaccggaaCGTCAAcagggtatggaccggaaggtcaagatgagaCAGACCGGAAGGTCAATGAGGAgcaccggaaggtctaccagggttgggatggaagtcccctgagacacatggatcggaaggtcCAATAGATCtatggccttgagtggcgtatgtgttttatgtggtattttgggaaactcactaagcatttatgcctaccgtgttatgtgatatgtgtttcaggtactagcgaggatagcgggaaggcgccgacatgatctgtacacactgatgaacATTTATGTACTTGAGATTTTAAAGTTGTTTATTgagataatgtcacacccccaaaccaaggatggcggaaacgttcgagggtggaggacttcatgtagagtatcacaacaatgagtataatagtgctcaaagtaaatacaaccatcataaatataactgaaaaagttacaccaatgtatatgtttacatgactcgaatcaattacattatgaaacaaaatgaactatttgacaatttatcgtcccatcctcaaaacgttgttggtttcctgttttcactgaattcctgagaatacaagtagttttgaaaagtgtcaacacaaaggttggtgagttcataagagattttattggagaaatagaccagtttccttgtaaaaatgatatgatatgtattcagaaaatccgatattttctttataaaatttatgtaaagtagtctcataaccgatgaccaaaatgtataagtaacctttcttattaaaggaaaatgaaatgtgcttaaattgacataaacgcacttgaattaaatgatgttcccgAAACTTCtattgtttgttaatacttgatgtatatgtagtcctaagtcttaggaccgagaaaataacaagtatcgccTATACTTAAAgctataaatgtggtttcaaatgatgtgtagacataaataccaaaaaccgaatgtagacagtaatatcggtacttattgagataaaagtgattttaaaatcgacataaaaacccattaaagttttataaaaatcccgtaaactttatgtattgttatatccttatgtgagccgctataatcatacttaagactaatgaacctgccacgacgtttctcaggcgtcgaataactgaaatgacaattatcacccgtagacctgcaggtccaactgtagctagcagcaaggtgtggggtgtcaatcccaatatagatctatatacaactatcacgttctccatccgggagactctgattataacgtacaggattttatattccgcacgcggacgtacggaaagagaatgtctcacaatctaggttaacaagtttacaagttgtatgcgggagtgtaaaacctttctgtatgaatgtaccccttttcgtacgtgtgtgttatgtgatgtatcgaaaactatacctattatagttttatccaaaacgtttgtaatatataagaactcttttatgaaaaagcgttaggattatgaaatccattaaactatgcttattatagtttatatatatatatacatgttctaaatgaatgaataatcttatcatgaatgacttattttcagtttatgatggtaaaatttacaacgtatcacattcaatacttagaacttgacccTATACacttgctcaacataatacaaagtgttgtaaaaattacaagctgttaacaaattttcagccttcctacactgtttttgaaaatttatagaaaaatcatacgaagtcgaaaactaaatccgtaacttctgggagtttccaaaatgtgtctagtttactcataatttttatcatgatttttaatgacctttaacctaggtgaaaaagtccataatcacagactggtccggattggtgtttgaatgataggcagttttgtaaaaatcactataaattgtagaaaaatcgtatggagatgtgcaagtagtcattttaaagctaagaagtggaactagatgcacctaaaacagttttgaaaactaaaatgtttaaggtgtccaaaacagtccgtgaatggagtccaacttttctgatgaaagctgttagaaagttttagttatgttcttggtgttttaacttgtattccccccctaaaaacttaagaaaacatgaaaatgtaggggtatgaactcaccttgtgtgatttcagtagataagtgttgaagaagagaagtgttcaacccaagaacacttgaagaatcgcttgaagattcgaagctctaacacaaatttaatggagtttgtgtaagatactcatgatttgagtggaaataatcgaGATAATCttaaggaaatggattatgcttaccaaaggtggaggaaactctcaagatcagcccttgaatctcggatttctagagagagaaagtgagagagaaaggagtttgatcttcttgtgaaatgagaacaaatgagagaaaatgaggagagaggatgaatatccagctcttcAAAAACGTGAGAATTACTTGTGAAAGggagtaaaaggtacaaggtatggtggggaggtatggctggtcatagagtgggtgtgggagtggttgcttgcgtcataaagtaaagcaaagtcaacactccacttctttgtacttttacccacttgcttttgatatttaaataaagatttttatgaaaatatgattaaattgtgaatatttagggtttattatgttaaaatatgattttgggggaaaaccccgcgttaaaataattaaaaacgggccttaaacgtaaaactatgcgaaaaccgggagaaattgagcttccagcgagacctctcggtcctaggccgaggttcggtccctaggccgaggttcggtcaggagaATGCTGACTCGGAGGCGAGAGGCGCGAGCCAGAGGCGAGAAGCGAAGGgacgagggttcggtccgaggcaGGCTATCCGACGCGAAGGTAGAGGTTCGGTCCGAGGtaggctagaaccgaaggtactgttgtgaacagtaatgaacagtaccttcgggttcggttcttcctcTCATGCGACgatcggttcggaccttccttctatgcgcggttcggctcggatgaacagtggtttcggttcggttcatgggtcagcagcttcggttcggctcatgaacagtactttcggttcagaccctcatgaatagtactttcggttcagaccctcatgaatagtactttcggttccttaagaggggtttcggttcctaaggtccgtttttcgcgtagacttccgtttttgggct is a window of Lactuca sativa cultivar Salinas chromosome 1, Lsat_Salinas_v11, whole genome shotgun sequence DNA encoding:
- the LOC111899426 gene encoding disease resistance protein RUN1; protein product: MSYNPKEGYEKVSETIVNYCQGNPMALKVLGKSLHDQNVAYWKGRIQGLMKEKDYPLNNVLRMSFKSLPYDDDRELFKHIACFFVGMDRYVTETIVNACGINTDIAFKDLIDRCLISIGWNNELVMHQLLQKMGRFEVREESPKKPWKQSRLWCHEESLEVLKEKKAKEKVIGLALDMKMLEQQKFRETFVLKTDALSKMHKMKLLQLNYVQINGSYEDFPGQLRWLCMHGFPSNSIPQDLNMENLVALDMSYSKIKSFGICNSNQQQFESTQKLTESSSKDKTLLRSLKILKLNFCKELQCLGSFDELPSLERLIATNCTSLLEVCESIKTCIELVLIDLRYCEKLEKLPTAIDMLKKVKTLLLDGCSLSGSRIETGNMDSLEMLKANNTDINTITSSSTIPEATPIPINLDFTAISIPKSLVKLSLANNNLSTESFPIDFSWLSKLEELYLDDNPIISLPNCVRSLPVLKKLGISNCKRLMSIEHLPHTLRELTLYSIYKPSLRKVVFLPEMSPLRLLIEWKSFAPSSFEFEGMIKVQPIVAVEEKLLSSLGWTKLDFLNKQCIETPNLNRESGKSEIQMYHQFGIFSTIYGAEDMPSWITDISQGQSISFTIPSSSKNLTGLNFCCVQHMFLFQEDDFFYLPMMIITNKTKSYTWMYQHYIDKVSVGGEFLVLLSHWMFGKNEMEDGDEVTVTVTEEPGQTRVECGVSFVYDNGKTDEEEENVLGYYKSWNHIIGGDLSPFETTKGEYILNTRRFMMHADEVNYDHQFVGEDSSFKERNVWFRALSQRKSHSHILD
- the LOC111899459 gene encoding disease resistance protein RUN1, with product MIVHSKFAQRSSSSFEFEEGSSSSSELLEGPSSTSSTPGHTYDVFLSFRGEDTRHSFTDHLHKSLKANLIETFLDDEKIETGEDLKPELETAIKASRASVIVLSNNYATSTWCLNELVLILQQRKTSRHIVFPIFYHVAPTYIKKQEESFGVAMAKHKQKMEAETDATKRSEFAQKINLWKEALTQVAGLKGEHLNGSRGETEFIEELIKDISSRLRITSRSVLPQLIGRDNSKKFVTSWLKDAASSHTADILTISGMAGIGKTTLAKYVHAFHSHEFDSSSFIEDISGKCHNQYNGLLNLQKQLCDDISKPNSIQVHDASRYTSQIEKAVAFGCITWKQSFSSRKQNYSNNRVQMADKELCTIQDEYQLQA